The Epilithonimonas zeae genome contains a region encoding:
- the infC gene encoding translation initiation factor IF-3, with product MRRPVQEDLHQINDKIRAREVRLVGENVEPGVYPLAKALEIAREQELDLVVISDKAEPYISRILDYKKFLYEQKKKTKELKAKQVKVVVKEIRFGPQTDDHDYEFKKKHAEKFLEEGSKLKTYVFFKGRSIIFKDQGEILLLKLAQDLEHVGKVDQLPKLEGKRMIMMMSPKKPAK from the coding sequence ATGAGACGCCCAGTCCAAGAAGACCTTCATCAAATCAACGATAAAATCCGCGCAAGGGAAGTTCGTTTGGTTGGAGAAAATGTAGAACCTGGAGTTTATCCATTGGCAAAAGCTTTGGAAATAGCAAGAGAACAAGAGTTAGACCTTGTTGTTATTTCTGATAAGGCAGAACCTTACATCTCTCGTATCCTGGATTATAAAAAATTCTTGTACGAGCAAAAAAAGAAAACCAAAGAACTAAAAGCGAAGCAAGTAAAAGTAGTTGTAAAAGAAATTAGATTCGGTCCTCAAACCGATGACCACGATTACGAATTCAAGAAAAAGCACGCTGAAAAATTCTTGGAAGAAGGTTCTAAACTGAAGACTTATGTTTTCTTCAAAGGACGTTCTATCATCTTCAAAGATCAAGGAGAAATTCTTCTTTTGAAGCTTGCTCAAGATTTGGAACACGTTGGAAAAGTTGACCAGCTTCCTAAGCTTGAAGGAAAAAGAATGATTATGATGATGAGCCCTAAAAAGCCTGCAAAATAA
- a CDS encoding XRE family transcriptional regulator, giving the protein MSIFSDNIRFLRAKKMTTQQELADTLIITRSRYVSYEDGRSEPPYDVLITISKFFHISIDLLLTVDIRKYPLEEMMNLPDNRILLPIVIDESGNNSIEIIPQKASMGYLSGYSDPEYIESLQRISLPFLTNGKYRAFPAQGDSMPPFKDGSYIIGKYVEDIEDLKKNRSYIFVTLNDGISYKRFKTKNRTSIEVAADNSFYKPYEIPLGEIVEIWQYASGIFPEDFEPEDFDNYNLKEMFLEIRKDIKELDNKVSNAK; this is encoded by the coding sequence ATGTCTATTTTTTCAGATAACATCAGGTTTTTGAGAGCTAAAAAAATGACAACTCAACAAGAGTTGGCGGATACTTTAATTATTACAAGATCGAGGTATGTTTCCTATGAAGATGGACGCTCGGAACCGCCGTATGATGTGCTCATCACAATTTCTAAGTTTTTCCACATCAGCATCGATTTGCTTTTGACAGTGGACATTAGGAAATATCCTTTGGAAGAAATGATGAATCTTCCTGATAATAGAATTTTGTTACCTATAGTTATTGATGAGTCAGGAAATAACAGCATAGAAATCATTCCCCAAAAAGCTTCGATGGGTTATCTGTCAGGTTATAGCGACCCAGAATATATCGAAAGTCTGCAGAGAATTTCATTGCCTTTTTTGACTAATGGAAAATATCGTGCTTTCCCTGCGCAGGGCGATTCTATGCCACCTTTCAAAGATGGCTCTTACATCATTGGGAAATATGTGGAAGATATTGAAGATTTGAAAAAAAACAGAAGCTACATTTTTGTGACTTTGAATGATGGGATTTCCTATAAACGATTTAAAACTAAAAATAGAACGTCAATTGAAGTGGCAGCGGACAACTCTTTCTATAAACCTTATGAGATTCCATTGGGTGAGATTGTGGAAATTTGGCAATATGCATCGGGCATTTTTCCGGAGGATTTTGAACCAGAAGATTTTGATAATTATAATTTGAAGGAGATGTTTTTGGAAATCAGAAAAGATATTAAAGAATTGGATAATAAAGTTTCAAATGCAAAATAA
- a CDS encoding T9SS type A sorting domain-containing protein, producing the protein MNLKINFLVASFALTFSTMYGQTTTLESKARDWISKNSNKIGTTSKDNFEFQSSRKSLSGETLRFQQTINGIPVYEGDIAIHFNKQGEVTYGTEVTVSKQLKQINTTPTYNKDTAFEKAKVAANIAGEITHQENDLYVFVTEDGQTKLVHRVIINSYETPGDWEIMVDANSGDVLRVLDIANYHHDDNRKKKSKQKSAEMKAAGTAYIFGPDPLSRAHVAYGGNYVDNNDATNASLDAARSLVALPDITLSNGVYSLKSKYVQIADFESPATGLFTQTSPDFLFNRNEQGFEAVNAFYHIDRSLAYINETLGITCKSTLNGGVMMVDPHGLNGDDNSHFIPSSQRLAFGEGCVDDAEDADVVLHELGHAIHHWVTGLKSSSAQGLGEGSGDYWAMSYSRSLNQWASSEPQYNWMFSWDGHNECWAGRVTNYPTKYSSSISNTANIHRDGQIWATSLMRIYNRIGKEKTDRIFLEGLAMTNSSSNQQTAAVAVRQASIDMLGSYGFTCDDVNIITEELTTSGYTLPAYQCVNLAVADVSKNSVSVYPNPVTENLTVSMNFKKAETAEIYSLEGRKISETNINSNNNVINVSNLNKGVYLLKIKGTDIVQKFIKN; encoded by the coding sequence ATGAATTTAAAAATCAATTTTCTGGTAGCCAGTTTTGCATTGACATTTTCTACAATGTATGGACAGACTACCACACTCGAATCTAAAGCAAGAGATTGGATATCTAAAAACTCAAACAAAATAGGAACAACCTCTAAAGATAATTTTGAGTTTCAGTCTTCCAGGAAAAGTTTGTCAGGAGAAACTTTGAGATTTCAGCAGACTATTAATGGCATTCCAGTTTATGAAGGTGATATTGCTATACATTTTAATAAACAAGGAGAAGTAACTTACGGAACTGAAGTAACTGTTTCTAAACAGTTAAAACAAATTAATACAACGCCAACTTATAATAAAGACACTGCTTTTGAAAAAGCTAAGGTAGCTGCTAATATTGCCGGTGAAATTACACATCAGGAAAATGATTTGTATGTTTTTGTAACAGAAGATGGACAGACTAAATTAGTCCATAGAGTAATTATCAATTCCTATGAAACGCCGGGAGATTGGGAAATAATGGTAGATGCAAATTCCGGAGATGTACTTAGAGTCCTGGATATTGCCAACTATCATCACGACGACAACCGAAAGAAAAAATCAAAACAAAAATCTGCAGAAATGAAAGCTGCTGGAACAGCTTACATTTTCGGTCCAGATCCACTTTCCAGAGCGCATGTAGCTTATGGTGGAAATTACGTTGATAATAATGATGCAACTAATGCAAGTCTGGATGCAGCAAGAAGTTTGGTGGCTTTGCCGGACATTACTTTATCAAACGGGGTGTATAGTTTAAAAAGCAAATACGTTCAGATAGCGGATTTTGAATCGCCTGCTACCGGTTTGTTTACCCAAACTTCTCCCGATTTTCTTTTCAACAGAAATGAACAAGGTTTCGAAGCTGTAAACGCTTTTTATCACATCGATAGAAGTCTTGCTTATATCAATGAAACTTTAGGAATCACTTGTAAATCTACGCTTAATGGTGGCGTGATGATGGTTGACCCACACGGGTTGAATGGTGATGATAATTCGCATTTCATTCCAAGTTCTCAAAGGTTGGCTTTCGGTGAAGGCTGTGTGGATGATGCGGAGGATGCTGATGTAGTTTTACACGAATTGGGGCACGCCATTCATCATTGGGTTACGGGGCTGAAATCTTCTTCTGCTCAAGGTTTAGGAGAAGGTTCCGGAGATTATTGGGCAATGTCCTACAGCAGAAGTTTAAATCAATGGGCGTCATCAGAACCTCAATACAACTGGATGTTCAGCTGGGATGGTCATAACGAATGTTGGGCAGGGCGTGTAACTAATTATCCAACAAAATACAGCTCAAGCATTAGTAATACTGCCAATATTCATAGAGATGGACAGATTTGGGCAACTTCTCTTATGAGAATCTACAACAGAATTGGAAAAGAGAAAACGGATCGTATTTTCTTAGAGGGACTTGCAATGACCAATTCCTCTTCCAATCAGCAAACTGCAGCGGTTGCTGTGAGACAGGCGTCTATAGATATGTTAGGAAGTTATGGCTTCACTTGTGATGATGTCAATATTATTACAGAAGAATTGACAACTTCGGGATATACACTTCCTGCTTATCAATGTGTTAATTTAGCAGTGGCTGATGTTTCTAAAAATTCAGTGTCTGTTTATCCAAATCCGGTAACTGAAAACTTAACAGTTTCTATGAACTTTAAAAAAGCAGAGACAGCTGAAATTTATAGTTTAGAAGGAAGAAAAATTTCTGAGACTAATATTAATTCTAATAATAATGTCATTAATGTTTCTAATCTGAATAAAGGTGTTTACTTATTGAAGATAAAAGGAACTGATATTGTTCAGAAGTTTATCAAGAATTAA
- the rpmI gene encoding 50S ribosomal protein L35 — translation MPKLKTKSGAKKRFALTGTGKIKRKNAFKSHILTKKETKQKRNLTQTSYVAAVDTKSVLRQLAIK, via the coding sequence ATGCCAAAATTAAAAACGAAATCAGGTGCTAAAAAGCGTTTTGCTCTTACCGGAACAGGTAAGATCAAAAGAAAAAATGCTTTCAAAAGCCACATCTTGACAAAGAAAGAAACTAAGCAAAAGAGAAATCTTACGCAAACTTCTTACGTTGCTGCTGTGGACACGAAAAGTGTTTTAAGACAATTAGCAATTAAGTAG
- a CDS encoding M20/M25/M40 family metallo-hydrolase produces the protein MFLSINKLKLVSTLSLLGISALYYSQEKTNPEQVNEDNLKKHIYFLASDELQGRLTGSEGETKAANYLSAEFKKLGLKPYEGKEFIQNFEYGVKLNPHDDKTSTAVKGKNVIAVLDNKADKTIVIGAHYDHLGLNEHHNSTLANSDGQIHNGADDNASGTAAVLELARLFSQNKTKENVNYIFALFSGEEDGLMGSKKLAETIKTNYPNTIFMINMDMVGRLNKDNNLTVGGVGTSPILSDLVKKYKPESINLSLDESGVGPSDHTSFYLKDIPVLFLFTGTHNDYHKPTDDADKINYTGQKIITNYVFNLANALGNEKEIPFTKTAVTATKAVPKYKVSLGIMPNYADTKDGMGIDGVIDNRPAANAGILQGDILTKIGKCEVKEVYSYMDCLSKIKAGEEHPVTVKRNGEEKVFNVKF, from the coding sequence ATGTTTTTATCAATAAACAAATTAAAACTAGTATCAACACTTTCCTTATTAGGAATTTCCGCATTATATTATTCTCAGGAAAAAACAAATCCTGAGCAGGTTAATGAAGATAATCTAAAAAAACATATTTACTTTTTAGCTTCAGATGAACTACAAGGAAGACTAACTGGTTCTGAAGGCGAAACAAAGGCAGCCAATTATCTTTCAGCAGAATTCAAAAAATTAGGATTGAAGCCTTACGAAGGAAAAGAATTCATCCAAAACTTTGAATATGGTGTTAAGCTAAATCCTCACGATGACAAAACTTCAACAGCCGTAAAAGGAAAAAATGTAATTGCAGTTCTTGACAACAAAGCTGACAAAACAATTGTAATCGGAGCACATTACGATCATCTTGGGCTTAATGAACATCACAACTCTACTTTAGCCAATTCTGACGGACAAATCCACAATGGTGCTGACGATAATGCATCTGGAACTGCTGCTGTTTTGGAATTAGCAAGACTATTTTCGCAGAATAAAACTAAAGAAAACGTCAATTATATTTTCGCATTATTCTCGGGTGAAGAAGATGGATTGATGGGTTCTAAAAAATTAGCTGAAACTATCAAAACCAATTATCCTAATACAATTTTTATGATTAATATGGATATGGTTGGTCGATTGAATAAAGATAACAACCTGACTGTTGGTGGCGTTGGAACCTCTCCCATCCTATCAGATCTGGTCAAAAAATATAAACCAGAAAGTATTAATTTATCTTTGGATGAATCTGGTGTTGGGCCAAGCGATCATACTTCTTTTTATTTGAAAGATATTCCGGTTTTGTTCTTGTTTACAGGAACTCATAATGATTATCACAAACCGACTGATGATGCTGATAAAATCAATTACACAGGGCAGAAAATCATTACTAATTACGTTTTCAATTTGGCTAATGCTTTAGGGAATGAAAAGGAAATTCCGTTTACAAAAACGGCAGTTACCGCTACAAAAGCAGTCCCAAAATATAAAGTGAGTCTGGGAATTATGCCAAATTATGCAGATACCAAAGACGGAATGGGCATCGATGGTGTCATAGATAACAGACCTGCAGCTAATGCTGGAATTCTACAAGGTGATATTCTTACAAAAATTGGAAAATGCGAAGTAAAAGAGGTTTATTCTTATATGGATTGTCTTTCGAAAATAAAAGCTGGGGAAGAACATCCAGTAACCGTAAAACGTAACGGCGAAGAAAAAGTCTTCAATGTGAAATTCTAA
- the rplT gene encoding 50S ribosomal protein L20: MPRSVNAVASRARRKKVLKQAKGFFGRRKNVWTVAKNAVEKAMQYAYRGRKEKKRNFRSLWVTRINAGAREHGLSYSQFMGALKKNNIELNRKVLADLAMNHPEAFKAVVDQVK, from the coding sequence ATGCCAAGATCAGTAAACGCTGTAGCGTCTAGAGCGCGCAGAAAAAAAGTACTTAAGCAAGCTAAAGGTTTTTTCGGTAGAAGAAAGAACGTTTGGACTGTAGCTAAAAACGCGGTAGAAAAAGCAATGCAATATGCTTACCGTGGTAGAAAAGAGAAGAAAAGAAACTTCAGAAGCCTTTGGGTAACTCGTATCAACGCGGGTGCTAGAGAGCACGGATTATCTTACTCTCAGTTTATGGGAGCTCTTAAGAAAAACAACATCGAGCTAAACAGAAAAGTTCTTGCAGACCTTGCAATGAACCATCCAGAAGCTTTCAAAGCTGTTGTAGATCAAGTAAAATAA
- a CDS encoding M28 family peptidase → MIKRTILSFIFFASLAFVKSQSFIQAYQDRANQISQTNINSYLQEFEALGVKRTGTTQNTNAFNWIKNKYTSFGYSTSDFFEHSWTANGLSSKNFIVTKTGTLYPNKFVIVCGHFDSINGPGTNDNGSGTSIILEIARILKDVPTEYSIKFIHFSGEEQGLLGSSRYVSQIVNGTSPKMDIKVVVNLDQVGGLATKANTKLYHDKDQSNPSSNNAAAAIAVQELANCTLLYSPLAVDFDPAESTDYVPFQQNGEIITGYWEYEGGYNNPYVHTANDLLVNMDPVYVLNVGKSAIGSIQHFATASTTTLATEDIVSKDLESVQFYPNPAKNTLNLKIDESIKDFKFEITNMNGSQVLLNKDNIQQIDISHLKPGVYLGTITIDNKKVTKKIIIE, encoded by the coding sequence ATGATTAAAAGAACGATACTTTCTTTTATATTTTTCGCAAGTTTAGCTTTTGTTAAATCTCAATCTTTCATTCAGGCCTATCAAGATAGAGCCAATCAAATTTCTCAGACTAATATCAATTCTTATCTTCAGGAATTCGAAGCTTTGGGAGTGAAGAGAACCGGAACAACACAGAATACAAATGCTTTCAACTGGATTAAGAATAAATATACTTCTTTCGGATATTCAACTTCTGATTTTTTTGAGCATTCCTGGACTGCGAACGGTTTATCATCCAAAAATTTTATCGTTACAAAAACAGGAACACTTTATCCTAATAAATTTGTAATTGTTTGCGGACATTTTGATTCTATCAACGGTCCGGGTACTAATGATAACGGAAGCGGAACATCAATAATCCTTGAAATAGCAAGAATTCTAAAAGATGTTCCTACAGAATATTCAATCAAGTTTATCCACTTTTCCGGTGAAGAACAAGGTCTTTTAGGAAGTTCCAGATATGTTTCTCAAATCGTAAATGGAACGAGTCCAAAAATGGATATTAAAGTGGTTGTAAACTTAGACCAAGTTGGTGGATTAGCAACAAAAGCGAACACGAAACTTTACCATGATAAAGATCAAAGCAATCCATCAAGTAATAACGCTGCAGCGGCAATTGCTGTTCAAGAATTAGCCAATTGCACCTTATTATATTCGCCTTTAGCTGTAGATTTTGATCCGGCGGAAAGTACAGATTATGTTCCTTTTCAGCAAAATGGCGAGATCATTACTGGTTATTGGGAATACGAAGGTGGCTATAATAATCCATATGTTCACACAGCCAATGACCTTTTGGTGAATATGGATCCAGTTTATGTTTTGAATGTTGGAAAATCCGCAATAGGATCAATTCAACATTTCGCAACGGCTTCCACTACCACTTTAGCTACAGAAGATATTGTTTCAAAAGATTTGGAATCAGTACAATTCTATCCAAATCCAGCTAAGAATACATTGAATTTGAAAATTGACGAATCCATAAAAGATTTTAAATTTGAAATTACTAATATGAACGGAAGTCAGGTTTTACTTAACAAGGATAACATTCAGCAAATTGATATTTCGCATTTGAAGCCTGGCGTTTATCTTGGAACGATAACTATTGACAATAAGAAAGTCACCAAAAAAATTATTATTGAATAA
- the dinB gene encoding DNA polymerase IV, with protein MNRAIVHMDLDTFFVSCERLNHSGLDRIPLIIGGGDRGVVASCSYEARKFGVRSAMPIKMALRLCPNAKVVKGDYENFSKMSHLVTEVIQDKVPLMEKASIDEFYLDLSGMDKFFGCYQWTQEIASAVKRETGLPISFALSNSKTVSKIGTGESKPEGKRQIIESEIKPFLNPLSIKKIPMVGDKTFQLLSRIGVRTIHTLSEMPVLVLQQMIGANGTELWKRANGIDENPVVPYSEKKSISTERTFATDSIDILEIKRLISGMAEKLAYQLRQEKWLTSTVVIKIRYSNFDTETKQYKIAYTSADHTLSRVALELFNKVYTRRMRIRLVGLRFTDLVHGNHQMNLFEDTEEQMSLYQTMDYLKNRFGSNALGRASGFDFSK; from the coding sequence GTGAATCGTGCTATTGTACATATGGATCTTGATACGTTTTTCGTTTCCTGCGAAAGGCTGAACCATTCCGGGCTTGACAGAATCCCACTAATCATCGGTGGTGGCGACCGTGGCGTGGTAGCATCCTGTTCCTATGAAGCACGGAAATTTGGTGTTCGCTCTGCAATGCCAATCAAAATGGCGCTCAGGCTTTGCCCCAATGCAAAAGTGGTAAAAGGTGATTATGAAAATTTTTCCAAAATGTCCCACCTCGTAACAGAAGTGATTCAGGATAAAGTTCCATTAATGGAAAAAGCGAGCATTGATGAATTTTATCTTGATCTATCCGGAATGGACAAATTTTTTGGGTGTTACCAATGGACTCAGGAAATTGCATCTGCTGTTAAGAGAGAAACAGGACTCCCTATAAGTTTTGCTTTATCCAATAGCAAAACGGTTTCAAAAATCGGAACAGGAGAGTCCAAACCTGAAGGGAAACGGCAAATTATAGAATCAGAAATAAAGCCATTTCTGAATCCACTATCCATCAAAAAAATCCCGATGGTTGGCGACAAAACATTTCAACTTCTTTCAAGGATTGGCGTGAGAACGATTCATACGCTTTCCGAGATGCCGGTGTTGGTTCTTCAGCAGATGATTGGCGCCAACGGAACAGAACTCTGGAAAAGAGCTAATGGTATTGATGAAAATCCCGTTGTTCCCTACTCCGAAAAAAAATCAATTTCTACAGAAAGAACTTTCGCAACAGATTCTATTGATATTTTAGAAATCAAAAGATTGATTTCCGGAATGGCTGAAAAATTAGCTTATCAATTGAGACAGGAAAAATGGCTGACTTCTACAGTCGTGATCAAGATCCGATATTCTAATTTTGATACGGAAACCAAGCAATACAAAATAGCTTATACATCTGCTGATCACACCTTATCAAGAGTTGCCTTGGAACTTTTCAATAAAGTTTACACGAGAAGAATGCGCATCAGACTCGTTGGTTTACGCTTCACAGATTTGGTTCACGGTAATCATCAGATGAATCTTTTTGAAGACACTGAAGAACAAATGAGCCTTTACCAAACGATGGATTATCTTAAGAATCGCTTCGGATCAAATGCTTTGGGGAGGGCTTCCGGATTTGATTTCAGTAAATAA
- a CDS encoding alpha-ketoglutarate-dependent dioxygenase AlkB family protein — translation MQNNFRTYNTDMQLSLFDAGEYYQFPTELLDYTEHFLSEERATEIEKNLIKNVPWKQSTQKIFDKEVLTPRLTAWYGDDEKSYHLGGNEFSVNAWTPELLGLKYKIQKLTGHQFNSVLLNFYRDGNDSVAWHRDKESELGNRPVIASVSFGQVRNFDFRKKDNHQNKYSLPLQHGSLLIMKGDLQTHWEHRIAKSNRPMRPRINLTFRQIREL, via the coding sequence ATGCAAAATAATTTTAGGACATATAATACAGATATGCAACTCAGTTTGTTTGACGCAGGCGAATATTACCAGTTTCCCACCGAGTTATTAGATTATACCGAACATTTTTTGTCTGAGGAAAGAGCTACCGAAATCGAAAAAAATCTTATAAAAAATGTTCCCTGGAAACAAAGTACACAAAAAATTTTTGATAAAGAAGTTCTGACACCACGTTTGACTGCTTGGTACGGCGACGATGAAAAATCGTATCATTTGGGAGGTAATGAGTTCAGTGTGAATGCTTGGACGCCGGAACTTTTGGGTTTGAAATATAAAATCCAGAAATTGACAGGTCATCAGTTTAATTCTGTTCTGCTCAATTTTTACAGAGATGGCAATGATTCTGTAGCTTGGCATCGGGATAAAGAAAGCGAATTGGGTAATCGTCCTGTGATTGCATCGGTCAGTTTCGGACAGGTGAGAAATTTTGATTTTAGAAAAAAAGATAATCATCAGAATAAATACAGTTTGCCTTTACAACACGGTTCTCTGCTTATTATGAAAGGCGATTTGCAAACCCATTGGGAACATCGGATTGCTAAATCCAACCGACCGATGAGACCTCGGATTAATCTTACTTTCCGCCAAATCCGTGAATTATAA